AGTAACATAATAACATTTGACCACAGGCTGCATTGCACGATAGGTGCGTTTACTgccacctcctggtggtggtaccACATTACTTGGCACTGGTACTATTCCtcatggaaatgaaaaaaaaacgtacTGTACCAAATTGACTCATTCCACtccatggaaacacaactttatATCtaggaaaaatataaaaaatagttttaagAGTAAATAATGTGAACATGACGACCCACCCttcagtttgatttgatttattttgcacagtaaaagacaaaaaaaagacaaaagaaaaaaagtcatttagACTTATCTTAATGACACAATATGTAAAACATGAAACTAAATGAAGGTGTAagatgtttgtatgtgtgcgagtgtgcacatgcacgtgtgtatatgtacatagaCGACAATGATACAGTACAGCAATAATACATGAAAAGAGAAGCTATGAGATCATTCTTAAGGCAGCGATTTGCTGTGGAATATACACTTTATTTAGTTAAGGAAAACTATTGACACCTCTAAAGCTGAAGGAGAATTCCTGTCTGCAAGTAAGATATTTAAGGAGGTGACACTGCAGATTAAAGAGtagtttgtttgctttctttttaCAAGAAATGAATCCAGAGTGTGGGATTGTTGACCGCCttattctgcttcttttttctttagtgGGCCAGTTATGCTTCCTCATCCGTCAGCGTGTGTCTTTAAGACCAGAGGAGgcactcttcttcttcgtcaACAACTCCCTCCCCCCGTCCAGCTTCCCTCTCTCCGCTGTATATGAGGTAACTGCACCTGTTCCCACTCATGTGCTCATGTTCACACAGGGATCCTCCTCAGCAgacacacatcagcagcaggGTTACAGACGTTTGCAGATCGCTGTCCCCATTTGATGATTTCCGAATTCACACCGCACAgctattattacattacatgtcatttagcagacgcgtttatccaaagcgacttacaatggaattgagtacaatcagccaggggtggaatcgaacttgtgaccatgatgtctttcgcacacagggtagggtcttaaccactgagccactccacccgtTATATTTCACCCTTCCCCTTTAGTGcaagaaaaaaagtaataaaatctgtttacacagcaGTGTTGCTTCACTTTTCTTTATTGCAGAAGTCAACTTCCAgttacagtatttaaaaaaaaaatatcactgaCTAAATTTGACAGTATTTCTgaagaagctgtaaaaaaagaaaatgtaaatgtataaataattcTGTGTGGTCAGAGCTGGTGTGTATTTGGAGGCAGAAGCCAGCATATAATAAGTTATTTCTATATTCATCATCATGTTAATGCTGAAATAGACGACCATTTGGGCAAAACTAGTCACTGGGAagtcttttttcttcatttgcagaaaaattatgacagaaaaaaacccaatgaTGATAATAACGGTCACCACCATCTAACGTGTTTTTAATGCAGCCAGTGCTTGGTGGCGTTCTCCTGCTGCTCCGTCTTTACGACAGTGACTAAACAGGAAATGGCACGGTTGTGTCTTGCATGCTGAGCTGCAGCATAGATGTGTCTCTGTTTTCACGCTGAACAAGACCTCATCTTCTGCTTTGTTGTGTTCCAGGAACACCATGACGAGGACCTGTTTCTCTACATGACCTACAGTAATGAGAGTGTGTACGGTGCCTGAGGAAGGACAAAAAACtggagaaagagacacagagaggatgaGCAAAGTGTGACTGTCTGAAGAATAATGCTAAGGTTGTTTGTATTGATTTACACCACTATTATTGTCTATGGTATTAGTTTTAATAAGCATCTACAGTACATAGGGGATTTAAGGCAGGGGATTGCTGATAGACTTTTACCTTTGTCAGTATTTTGGAACTGACTGAGaattgagctttttttttttacacttctaTTGATTTCCTAATATGGTGAAAGAGGGAATTAAACAGAAAGAACAAATGCATATGAAAAAGAAGGTATTGAAATTATCTTGTGAGCTCTCGTTATCTTTCTCCATCATCTGTATTTAATgcaaatagtattttttttttccttttgtaaatattttgtttgtggaaaataaatatgaaaatacaaaaaaaaaaatgttttctgtttttacctcCACCAAGAAAGATATAGCATTTTTAaccatgtttgtctgtctgctgtTAAACAACATAACTCAAACAGTTAAAGGGCTGATTATGGATATTATCGGCGATGACCCAAGAAAAAATGGTTCGACTGCTTTTTCTGCTTAAGGACTGTGTCAGAAATATAAAGTTTGGTTTGATCTGTGTCATTGTTACACATAATATTGTTGActgccattttattttaactataTCTTTGCAGCCCCTTTATGACAAAATGATCTATGATAGTGGTGAAATTGTAGGGCATATTTGCACATTATGCCCCAAACCACCTGTGTCTACAATGTGTTTTAGAggaaggacagagaggagacattCTCATAGGGAAGTGGTCTGTCTTATAACTAATTAGCTGAGACACTTTTATTTCCTGCAGACGAAAGGAATAGCAACATCGTGACACGTCCCTTTCGAAAATGGGCAGTGTTTAATCTGCGTGATTCAAAGGTTACATAACCTCTGTCAGTTGACCGGCCCAGTCTTCAAGACTTTGCAGGCAAAACGAAAGTTAGAGAATCAGAAGGGACGAGCGATGGAGTTGCAGCAGGTGACAACAAAGGCGGACGGACATAAGGAAGATGATGGTGCTAAAGAGCCAATGCTAGGGGTCAAAAAAACTGAAGGTACAAAGAAATACATTTCTCAAGTTGATGCTTGATGTTTAACATAGATACTGTATACAATATTATTATGTgagactgaaaataaaacatgcaccTCTTTCTATAATATTGTAGGTCTCTGCCTTGATATATGAAGTAACTTCTTTAACTTTAAACTAACGCcaaaatgtgatgtttgtgtatatttgaGTGTAGTGCACTGAACATATGAGTGCGGACTCCAGATGTTCTGCGTGTCATGTTGAAatgtgtctgtctttatttttgtcttaacTTTAGAGGAAACACAACCAGACCATTACTCTAAACTACGTAATCCATCTGAGGACGTCTACACAGAGGCAAATTTAGGTGGTTCTTCAGTCAAAGGAAAAGCAGGTAAACCATTGTATGATACTATATGTGTGTAGTCTTCTGCAGGCCAGTGTCTGTTAGTGTTTGTCATCggtctataaatgcaaggagcGTCTGTCTGTGCGTCTGAATGTTAATGGCAGGCTGCAAACTTGGAGGAGACTGTTTggatgaaaatgcaaagaaCCGGGACCGCACTAGTACACTTAATTACATTTTGAAGTTAAATAAAATTGAGATGGAGCAATATATAGATAGAAAGACAATTTAACCACATAGTGGTTAAAGATAAAGGAAGCAGAAACAAAACTGTAATTCTGCATCAGGCTAATCTGAGATTTCTGTGACTGTTCTgtaaaaaagtaatattattacTGTCTATTTTGTGCCATTTTCAAAATTTCTAATCATGAATTTGTTGTACAAAAATAATTTAATGctgaaattatttaaaaaaaaagtaatgatatgcttctttttttaaaataaaaaacaactcattACAACAATAGTGATAATAATTCTGTTTTGAATAATGTGCCTTTAATTGTAGTAGTTACAAACATGAGAAGATGAATCTCAAGTGTCTCGAGCAGGACCACGTTTGATTCCCTCTTGCTTTAGAAGACCCTGCTCTTTAGTCACATATTTATAGACACATGTTTTAAATCTGCATCACTGATGATGCAACAGTTTGATTAATTTAGGTGACACTACAGAACATGCACGTCATACggttcttttccttttttgatccaaatatttaaactattttttattagtctataaaacagtaaaacaaactgGTGTGTATTTTTGTCTGAACTTCAGAGAAAGAACAACCAGACTCTGAACAACAAAGTCCGGCCGAGGACGTCTACGCAGAAGCTCATTTTGGTGAGTCTTCAGGTAAAACAAAAGTACGCACACTATGATATGTGTGTCGTCTACTGTACGGCGGAATGTTGttagaaaaaacaacaggatgTTTTTGAAACTGAAGGTCCTACTGTGTATGTAATACATGTTGTTGATCtccatttgtttttccactgtatCACACGCCCGAAATTTAAGTTAGTTAGTTAAAATCAGTTAGTTATTATCATATCATAAATGCTTCATAAGAAAACATGCAAAAGCAGAAGCAAAGACTTctgcaaagacaacaacaaggcaatcagaagCGGCAGACTTCATTTGTTACGCAACAAGCGTACTTTCCACATTAGTGGCAAGTGTgggaacacagacagacagacacacacacacacacacacagagccacaaaaaagatacttcactcacactccgtggggtgaagtaacaACTAATACTGCTACTATTTATACTACTATTATTACAACTAATACTAACGTCTAATACCAAAAGTACATAGCTATTCTCCATGTCTTAAGCTGTAATAGTTACTATTAAATATAGTTGCACAAAAGTGTCAAAGAAAGAGCTTATGAAATTAAAACTATAGCAAAACAAAGTTTATTCCTCATTTTGTCTCCTCACTGTTTTAAGGCATTATTGCTTCAAAAGATCCTTCACTTAAATCCCTAATCAGTCGACAAATGACCATCAGTGATAGTGATAGTCGTATGTTTTGTCTTGAACTAAAACCCTGAGCGTCTGTGATGATCTGCTCTGGAATGACctcaaaaacaagaaacaatgtgttgttttggaGAACAGTATCTGCAGACTGATGGCGTGCACCACAGTATTTACAAAAGCTCATTTataaagagagggaaaaagaaataGAGTTGAAGGACAGGCTTAGCACTGTTCTGCATAATGAATTTGGCAAGTATCAGTGAAGGTCACGTTGCTATGGTGACAAGTGGGGGGAGTCTTAAAACTGCACTGCTGCAGGCAGACAAGAGGTAGACAGGGTAAAGAAGCTTCCTCGAGAATCCCAGGACATTTTTTCGCGATGTACATTCAATTTTGTCGCAATTATGGAGACGATAAGAAAGATGAAGCCAAGGAAAACTTGTCATCCCAGTTATCGGTTaaactggaggaggaggggaaggagaAAGGTACGCCACAGCTGCTTTTGTTTAATCCTGATGTTTGAAATGCATGTATCTCTCTCACATGATTCATATTGTCTCTCACAGGCAAACAGACTGTGGGAAATGTCAGTCTGTACCGTGTTGGGTGCTTAGTCCTCACAGTGCTCTGCCTTGTCCTGCTGCTGGCCGTCATTGTACTCAGTATGAAAGGTAAGTCCCTGCAGCCATTAATGTGAATCTATTTCAGTGCCT
The sequence above is a segment of the Solea solea chromosome 13, fSolSol10.1, whole genome shotgun sequence genome. Coding sequences within it:
- the zgc:92606 gene encoding gamma-aminobutyric acid receptor-associated protein-like 1, with product MGSQYKQTVPLEVRRAEGERVRAKHPDKIPIIVERAPRSRAPDLDKKKYLVPSDLTVGQLCFLIRQRVSLRPEEALFFFVNNSLPPSSFPLSAVYEEHHDEDLFLYMTYSNESVYGA